One region of Halohasta litchfieldiae genomic DNA includes:
- a CDS encoding isocitrate/isopropylmalate family dehydrogenase, whose product MSERIAVIEGDGIGQEVIPAAIDVLESLDLDFEFVEGEAGDAVKEATGEALPQSTYDLAADADATLFGAAGETAADVILPLRDAVDSFVNIRPAKAYPGVDAVRPETDLVFLRENTEGVYSGHEDDLSDDLSTLTRVVTTSASEKLAHFACDYVEDSDDHDDFSVVHKANVMRKTDGRFRDAVVGVAEEQGVDTDEVLMDAFATHVCLDPEQFDVIVCPNLAGDVLSDLAAGLVGGLGLLPSANIGDDNALFEPVHGTAPDIAGQGIANPTATILSAALMLDHLGYTEEADRVETAVESVLAEGPRTGDLGGDADTDEVTAAIVDRL is encoded by the coding sequence ATGAGTGAACGTATCGCCGTCATCGAAGGCGACGGCATTGGACAGGAGGTTATTCCGGCAGCTATCGACGTTCTCGAATCGCTCGATCTCGATTTTGAATTCGTCGAGGGCGAGGCGGGCGACGCAGTCAAAGAGGCAACGGGCGAGGCACTCCCACAGTCGACCTACGACCTCGCGGCCGACGCCGACGCCACCCTCTTTGGAGCCGCTGGCGAGACCGCCGCCGACGTAATCCTCCCGCTCCGGGATGCCGTCGACTCCTTTGTCAACATCCGACCCGCGAAAGCCTATCCCGGCGTCGACGCCGTCCGCCCCGAAACCGATCTGGTCTTTCTCCGTGAGAACACCGAGGGCGTTTACTCGGGCCACGAGGACGACCTCTCGGATGACCTGTCGACGCTCACGCGCGTCGTCACCACCTCGGCCTCGGAAAAACTCGCTCACTTCGCCTGCGACTACGTCGAGGATAGCGACGACCACGACGACTTCAGCGTCGTCCACAAGGCCAACGTGATGCGGAAAACCGACGGCCGGTTCCGCGATGCTGTTGTTGGCGTCGCAGAAGAGCAGGGCGTCGACACCGACGAGGTGCTGATGGATGCCTTTGCAACGCACGTCTGTCTTGATCCCGAGCAGTTCGACGTGATCGTCTGTCCGAACCTCGCGGGCGATGTGTTGTCTGATCTCGCAGCTGGCCTCGTCGGTGGGCTCGGCCTGCTGCCATCCGCAAATATCGGCGACGACAACGCCCTGTTCGAGCCGGTCCACGGCACCGCACCCGACATTGCGGGCCAGGGCATCGCCAACCCGACCGCAACGATCCTCTCGGCGGCTTTGATGTTGGACCATCTCGGCTACACCGAGGAGGCCGACCGGGTCGAAACCGCTGTCGAAAGTGTGCTGGCTGAGGGCCCACGAACGGGCGATCTCGGCGGCGACGCCGACACCGACGAGGTTACGGCCGCAATTGTCGACCGACTGTAA
- a CDS encoding DUF5799 family protein — MSHWTDAIIGERMAVDQQFSDRVAASQFSNAEWDLIMTATDLDMENADDPEAARIVADTDSVAAIIPELASIRAQTASMAGQPGGDSQQSGGGILESIKRALGFGGEDSDEDEVDAEKLAAAEGLTQEYAEALQAHLEDSGSFEQARAAYRES, encoded by the coding sequence ATGAGCCACTGGACGGATGCGATCATCGGCGAGCGAATGGCCGTCGACCAACAGTTCAGCGACCGCGTGGCGGCCTCGCAGTTCAGCAATGCCGAATGGGACCTGATCATGACCGCAACTGACCTCGACATGGAGAACGCCGACGACCCCGAAGCCGCACGGATCGTCGCCGACACCGACAGCGTGGCGGCGATCATTCCGGAGCTTGCGAGTATCCGCGCTCAAACGGCCTCAATGGCTGGCCAGCCCGGCGGTGACAGTCAGCAATCGGGTGGCGGTATTCTTGAATCGATTAAGCGGGCACTCGGATTCGGCGGTGAGGACAGTGACGAAGATGAGGTCGACGCCGAGAAGCTAGCGGCGGCAGAGGGACTCACACAGGAGTACGCCGAGGCTCTGCAGGCGCATCTCGAAGACAGCGGGAGCTTCGAGCAGGCCAGAGCCGCCTATCGTGAAAGCTGA
- the leuC gene encoding 3-isopropylmalate dehydratase large subunit — translation MSKGTLYDKVWEQHKVTELPTGQTQLFVGLHLIHEVTSPQAFGMLRERGLDVAYPKLTHATVDHIVPTADQSRPYGDDAAETMMAELEENVRDSGIVFDDPNTGNQGIVHVIGPEQGITQPGMTIVCGDSHTSTHGAFGALAFGIGTSQIRDVLATGTIAMEKQKVRKIEVTGELGEGVTAKDIILTIIRKLGTDGGVGYVYEYAGEAIENLGMEGRMSICNMSIEGGARAGYVNPDETTYEWLEQTDAFKHEPERFAELKEYWESISSDDDAEYDDVVTIDGSEIEPVVTWGTTPGQGIGISEQIPEPETLSKEKQETARGSMKHMRVEPGESMEGYPIDVAFLGSCTNARLPDLRAAAELVEGREVDPDVRAMVVPGSQRVKAAAEKEGLDEIFKEAGFDWRGAGCSMCLGMNEDQLEGDEACASSSNRNFVGRQGSKDGRTILMSPIMVVAAAVTGEVTDVRELEEVVAA, via the coding sequence ATGAGCAAGGGAACACTGTACGACAAGGTATGGGAGCAACACAAGGTAACTGAACTGCCGACCGGACAGACACAACTGTTCGTCGGCCTTCACCTCATTCACGAGGTGACGAGTCCACAGGCCTTCGGCATGCTCCGCGAGCGCGGACTCGATGTCGCCTACCCGAAGCTCACCCACGCAACTGTCGACCACATCGTTCCGACCGCCGACCAGTCCCGTCCCTACGGCGACGATGCGGCCGAAACGATGATGGCCGAACTCGAAGAAAATGTCCGTGACTCGGGCATCGTCTTCGACGACCCCAACACCGGCAACCAGGGAATCGTCCACGTTATCGGACCCGAGCAGGGAATCACCCAGCCCGGGATGACGATTGTCTGCGGTGACAGCCACACGTCGACCCACGGCGCGTTCGGCGCGCTTGCGTTCGGGATCGGCACCAGCCAGATCCGCGATGTCCTCGCGACGGGGACGATTGCGATGGAGAAACAGAAGGTCCGCAAGATCGAAGTGACTGGTGAACTCGGTGAGGGCGTCACGGCCAAGGACATCATCCTCACGATCATCCGGAAACTCGGTACCGACGGCGGCGTCGGCTACGTCTACGAGTACGCCGGCGAGGCCATCGAGAACCTCGGGATGGAAGGCCGCATGAGCATCTGTAACATGTCCATCGAGGGCGGTGCTCGCGCGGGCTACGTCAACCCCGACGAGACCACCTACGAGTGGCTCGAACAAACTGACGCGTTCAAACACGAACCCGAGCGATTCGCGGAACTCAAAGAGTACTGGGAGTCGATCAGCAGCGATGACGACGCTGAGTACGACGATGTCGTCACCATCGATGGTTCGGAAATCGAGCCGGTCGTCACCTGGGGAACGACTCCCGGTCAGGGGATCGGCATCTCCGAACAGATTCCGGAGCCAGAAACGCTGTCGAAGGAAAAACAGGAGACCGCCCGTGGCTCGATGAAACACATGCGCGTCGAGCCCGGCGAGTCGATGGAGGGCTACCCAATCGATGTCGCCTTCCTCGGTTCCTGTACGAACGCCCGATTGCCAGATCTGCGCGCAGCCGCCGAACTGGTCGAAGGTCGAGAGGTCGACCCAGACGTCCGAGCGATGGTCGTCCCCGGCAGCCAGCGCGTCAAAGCCGCCGCTGAGAAAGAGGGTCTCGACGAGATCTTCAAGGAGGCTGGCTTCGACTGGCGCGGTGCTGGCTGTTCGATGTGTCTCGGCATGAACGAGGATCAGCTGGAAGGCGACGAAGCCTGTGCCTCGTCGTCGAACCGGAACTTCGTCGGTCGACAGGGCTCGAAGGATGGCCGAACGATCCTGATGAGTCCGATCATGGTCGTGGCCGCCGCGGTGACCGGCGAGGTCACTGACGTCCGCGAACTCGAGGAGGTGGTCGCCGCATGA
- the menC gene encoding o-succinylbenzoate synthase, with the protein MWVDAFSLRLDSPLTTAAGQITERRGFLVGIQQDGVSGLGEATPLPGWTESYDACRTALETVAQSTDSETEPPDPTDTPAAAHAVELAHLDAIARRDNRPLAAVLREGVFDADRPLPDSVPVNATIGDGTVAETVHAATTAVDEGFDWLKLKVGAREPDQDLRRVQAVREAVDDGVSLRLDVNGGWDRSTARAMVDQLAVVDIEYLEQPLPADDIEGLAELRGHGVDIAVDESLAERSLSAVLASGAADVAVLKPMAVGGPRRTVEAAATARAAGVEPGVTTTVDGVVARTAAVHTAAAIPAVTACGLATGSLLAGDLATDPVSIADGRAQLPVGDGVCGDGFAELRR; encoded by the coding sequence ATGTGGGTCGACGCGTTTTCGCTCCGGCTCGACTCGCCGCTGACGACCGCTGCTGGACAGATCACCGAGCGTCGGGGGTTTCTTGTCGGCATCCAACAGGATGGCGTCTCGGGTCTCGGCGAGGCGACCCCACTACCCGGCTGGACGGAATCCTACGATGCCTGTCGGACTGCACTTGAGACCGTTGCTCAGTCGACCGACTCGGAGACCGAGCCGCCGGATCCAACCGACACGCCGGCGGCCGCCCACGCGGTCGAACTCGCCCACCTCGATGCAATTGCCCGGCGCGACAACCGACCGCTGGCCGCGGTGCTCCGTGAGGGTGTGTTCGATGCCGACCGCCCGCTTCCCGACTCGGTCCCTGTCAACGCAACCATCGGCGACGGAACTGTCGCGGAGACAGTGCATGCGGCTACTACCGCTGTCGACGAGGGGTTCGACTGGCTCAAACTCAAAGTTGGCGCACGCGAGCCGGATCAGGATCTCAGGCGGGTTCAGGCAGTCCGTGAGGCGGTCGACGACGGTGTTAGCCTCCGCCTAGACGTCAACGGTGGGTGGGATCGCTCGACGGCGCGAGCGATGGTCGACCAGCTCGCGGTAGTCGACATCGAGTATCTCGAACAGCCGCTTCCAGCCGACGACATCGAGGGGCTTGCCGAACTCCGCGGCCACGGTGTCGACATCGCAGTCGACGAATCGCTGGCCGAGCGGTCGCTTTCGGCGGTGCTTGCGTCGGGGGCGGCCGATGTCGCGGTGCTCAAACCGATGGCAGTCGGTGGCCCACGTCGGACTGTTGAGGCCGCAGCCACCGCCCGAGCCGCGGGTGTCGAGCCAGGCGTGACGACGACAGTCGACGGTGTGGTTGCCAGAACGGCGGCCGTCCACACGGCGGCCGCGATTCCTGCTGTGACTGCCTGTGGGCTGGCAACTGGCTCACTGCTTGCAGGTGATCTCGCAACCGATCCGGTCTCGATAGCTGATGGGCGCGCACAGCTACCGGTAGGTGACGGAGTTTGTGGGGACGGGTTTGCCGAGTTGCGACGCTAG
- a CDS encoding PAS domain S-box protein, protein MIDRQQRIQALYEISLSIGPKETLKATADNALSGYLKKLNCSVGTIFQRTLNDDDVRYDITATIPASPHGNDTLMAAIDHLPGTVDDHRSFIEALPISGETDNGAHYYLMELPEFGVLVLGKRGGEIDEITQSALKPLNEKLAEACRSQLVEGQLRTERNRFEAVFDAIPEPVVNTVIEHGEERVKRVNRPFENTFGYTEQTARDRPITDLIIPEGTDGDISPTSLHDGSEPREVRCETATGIGEFLFRRVPVDSQGSREYIHLYVDITSQKKRQQELERYERLVENLPIGVFRTTPGPKGEFRLVNQGFVDIFEGDSSADFEGLSVADIYVDPTDRERFSNQLLEQGSVDGVELQLQTVDGNPIWCEISGIAVEEDGETVFELALQNITERKERQQQLAVLNRVLRHNLRNGMNVIRGNTSLLSAEIDDGTLQTHVTAIEQRVENLEQLSEKAGTVRSLFDQGREVNVTCDVGELLSELKSEFEERHPTAGLTIEPFEPVAVRADVRLKMALLEIVDNAVVHNNQAVPAISVAVGRSETKGSDDWVDITITDNGPGIPDDERRAIETGEETPLQHGTGLGLWLVYWTVSLLGGEITIADHDAGTRIILTLPRASAHQSTHAANVDSH, encoded by the coding sequence ATGATCGACAGACAGCAACGGATTCAGGCACTGTACGAGATCTCGCTGTCAATCGGGCCGAAGGAGACGCTCAAAGCGACCGCCGACAACGCACTCTCTGGCTATTTGAAGAAACTGAACTGTTCGGTCGGGACGATATTCCAGCGGACGCTCAACGACGATGACGTTCGATACGACATCACAGCGACGATTCCTGCGTCTCCACACGGCAACGACACGTTGATGGCTGCAATCGATCACCTTCCCGGAACGGTCGACGACCACCGGTCGTTCATCGAGGCGCTTCCGATTTCGGGCGAGACCGACAACGGTGCCCACTACTATCTGATGGAACTGCCGGAGTTCGGCGTGCTCGTGCTCGGCAAACGCGGCGGCGAGATCGACGAGATCACCCAATCGGCACTCAAACCGCTCAACGAGAAACTGGCCGAAGCCTGTCGGAGCCAGCTCGTCGAAGGCCAGCTCCGCACCGAACGGAACCGGTTCGAAGCCGTGTTCGATGCGATTCCGGAGCCGGTGGTCAACACGGTGATCGAACACGGCGAGGAGCGCGTCAAACGGGTCAACAGACCGTTCGAGAACACGTTCGGCTACACCGAACAGACGGCCCGTGACCGGCCAATCACCGATCTCATCATCCCCGAGGGAACTGATGGGGACATCTCACCGACCAGTCTCCACGACGGATCGGAGCCACGAGAGGTCCGGTGTGAGACCGCCACCGGTATCGGCGAGTTCCTGTTTCGCCGGGTGCCGGTCGACTCCCAAGGGTCCAGAGAGTATATCCATCTCTACGTCGACATCACGAGCCAAAAGAAGCGCCAACAGGAGTTAGAGCGTTACGAGCGGCTCGTCGAGAACCTCCCGATTGGCGTCTTCCGGACGACACCGGGTCCCAAAGGAGAGTTTCGACTCGTCAATCAGGGGTTCGTCGACATCTTCGAGGGCGACTCCAGCGCCGACTTCGAGGGGCTGTCGGTCGCCGATATCTACGTCGACCCAACGGATCGCGAGCGGTTCAGCAACCAGCTGTTGGAACAGGGATCGGTCGACGGGGTCGAACTCCAGCTCCAGACGGTCGACGGCAACCCAATCTGGTGTGAGATCTCCGGCATCGCCGTCGAAGAAGACGGCGAAACGGTATTCGAGTTGGCGCTTCAGAACATCACCGAGCGGAAGGAGCGCCAACAGCAGTTGGCCGTGCTCAACCGGGTGTTGCGGCACAACCTCCGCAACGGGATGAACGTTATTCGGGGCAACACCTCGCTGCTCAGTGCCGAAATCGACGACGGGACGCTCCAAACACACGTCACCGCAATCGAACAACGCGTCGAGAACTTAGAGCAGCTCAGCGAGAAGGCCGGCACCGTTCGGTCGTTGTTCGATCAGGGCCGAGAGGTCAACGTCACCTGTGACGTGGGCGAACTCCTCTCGGAGCTCAAAAGCGAGTTCGAAGAGCGCCATCCCACGGCGGGACTGACAATCGAACCGTTCGAACCGGTTGCGGTCCGGGCCGACGTCCGCCTGAAAATGGCGCTGTTGGAGATCGTCGACAACGCCGTCGTCCACAACAATCAGGCGGTGCCGGCGATCAGCGTCGCTGTCGGTCGTTCCGAAACCAAGGGGTCCGACGACTGGGTCGACATCACGATCACCGACAACGGTCCCGGGATTCCGGACGACGAGCGGCGGGCTATCGAAACCGGCGAGGAGACGCCGCTCCAGCACGGCACCGGGCTGGGATTGTGGCTCGTCTACTGGACCGTCTCGCTGCTCGGCGGCGAGATTACGATAGCCGACCACGATGCTGGCACGCGAATCATCCTGACGCTCCCACGTGCCTCGGCCCATCAGTCGACTCACGCGGCGAACGTCGACTCACACTAA
- a CDS encoding halocyanin domain-containing protein has product MDEAPRRRAVLTAAASGIAAATAGCLGGDGGTTEQWLSNANNYDGMVDRTGQETVTVAVGAVDGLSFDPAAVRITTGTEVLWEWTSFGGGHNVAEENGVFESEIQSGEGETFSHTFTDSGQYRYVCTPHQTQGMLGVVEVVDE; this is encoded by the coding sequence ATGGACGAAGCTCCGCGTCGACGTGCCGTGCTCACAGCCGCTGCCAGTGGGATTGCGGCCGCAACCGCAGGCTGTCTCGGCGGCGACGGCGGGACCACCGAACAGTGGCTGAGCAACGCGAACAACTACGATGGCATGGTCGACCGGACGGGCCAAGAGACAGTGACCGTCGCCGTGGGAGCCGTCGACGGCTTGTCTTTCGATCCGGCAGCAGTTCGTATCACAACGGGGACAGAGGTTCTGTGGGAGTGGACCAGCTTCGGCGGTGGCCACAACGTTGCCGAGGAAAACGGCGTCTTCGAAAGTGAGATCCAGTCCGGAGAGGGCGAGACGTTCTCCCACACGTTCACCGATTCTGGACAGTATCGGTACGTCTGTACGCCCCATCAGACACAGGGTATGCTCGGCGTCGTCGAAGTCGTCGACGAGTAG
- a CDS encoding FIST signal transduction protein produces MEVTYNSTVDGLRETLASTASSDSVEGILLLAAPDEELLSDDFESVLRALDVPIFGGIFPEILYQGDRKDTGALTVGLSTTPDVTTVTDLSDPTTTFRDELDPDLPAKGYETAFVFVDTYATNVEEFIEALFRTYSVELNFLGGGAGTVDGDQRPVLFTNEGVIEDGAVIATLREPIKIGVNHGWQEIAGPFRVTEAEGSTLSTLDGKPAFSVYGEAIGEAAGETVTKKNFFESAKSYLFGISRMAAEQIVRDPYRVAADGSMTCFGEMPEGEFVTVLQGDPDSLVAAAQAAHDHALSGARRPDALCVFDCVSRMLYLDEEFDRELDAVRSETLPLFGALTIGEIANDGSGHLDYYNKTAVVGALSDV; encoded by the coding sequence ATGGAGGTCACGTACAACTCGACTGTCGACGGGCTTCGAGAGACGCTCGCGTCGACGGCGAGTTCGGATTCCGTCGAGGGAATCTTGCTGTTGGCGGCCCCTGACGAGGAGTTGTTGTCCGACGACTTCGAGTCAGTACTCCGGGCTCTCGACGTGCCCATCTTCGGCGGCATCTTCCCGGAGATCCTGTATCAGGGCGACCGGAAAGACACCGGCGCACTGACCGTTGGGCTGTCGACCACACCGGATGTCACCACCGTCACGGACCTCAGCGATCCCACGACAACGTTCAGGGACGAACTCGATCCGGATCTCCCCGCCAAGGGGTACGAAACGGCGTTCGTCTTCGTCGACACCTACGCCACCAACGTCGAGGAGTTCATCGAGGCCCTGTTCCGAACCTACAGCGTCGAGTTGAACTTCCTTGGAGGAGGCGCTGGCACGGTGGACGGCGACCAACGACCCGTGTTGTTCACCAACGAGGGCGTGATCGAAGACGGGGCCGTCATCGCAACGCTCAGAGAGCCGATCAAAATCGGCGTCAACCACGGTTGGCAGGAGATTGCCGGCCCATTTAGAGTGACCGAAGCCGAGGGGTCGACGCTCAGTACGCTCGACGGAAAACCCGCCTTTTCGGTCTACGGTGAGGCTATCGGCGAGGCCGCAGGCGAAACTGTCACGAAAAAGAACTTCTTCGAGAGCGCGAAATCCTATCTGTTCGGTATCAGCCGGATGGCTGCCGAGCAGATCGTTCGTGATCCCTACCGCGTGGCCGCGGATGGTTCGATGACCTGTTTCGGTGAGATGCCGGAAGGTGAGTTCGTCACGGTGTTGCAGGGCGATCCCGATTCGCTTGTCGCGGCGGCCCAAGCGGCCCACGACCACGCGCTGAGTGGGGCACGGCGGCCCGACGCGCTCTGCGTGTTCGACTGCGTGTCGCGGATGTTATATCTCGATGAGGAGTTCGACCGTGAACTGGACGCCGTTCGGTCCGAAACGCTACCGCTGTTTGGTGCTCTGACAATCGGTGAGATCGCCAACGATGGGTCGGGGCATCTGGACTACTACAACAAAACAGCCGTCGTTGGGGCACTCTCGGACGTATGA
- a CDS encoding DUF7557 family protein has translation MVQIELDEATVDRLDQLRQDDETYDEIVTELINIFETEELTMFRSGDL, from the coding sequence ATGGTCCAGATCGAACTCGACGAGGCGACTGTCGACCGGCTCGACCAGCTTCGTCAGGACGACGAAACGTACGACGAGATCGTCACCGAACTCATCAACATCTTCGAGACCGAGGAGCTTACCATGTTCAGAAGCGGCGACCTCTGA
- the ilvN gene encoding acetolactate synthase small subunit — MSQNEQGLEGPRPEERPHPDGRRNSQGIRIDPEVEAEPDSRTAMVSALVEHEPGVLARVSGLFSRRQFNIESLTVGPTTVDGNARITLIVEETEPGIDQVKKQLAKLKPVISVGELEERAIRSELVLLKVNGGEPDKVQAITEMYDGTTLDAGPRTITVQLTGKHDEIEDALDAYRQFGIIEIARTGPTALSRGDRPTTPGEKPAAEATAVGVEPDGGSEQTGESESQAETTN; from the coding sequence ATGAGTCAGAACGAGCAGGGTCTCGAAGGCCCACGACCTGAAGAACGACCACACCCAGATGGACGGCGCAATAGCCAAGGAATTCGGATCGACCCCGAGGTCGAAGCCGAGCCTGACAGCCGGACCGCGATGGTGTCGGCGCTGGTCGAACACGAACCGGGCGTGTTGGCCCGTGTCTCGGGACTGTTCAGCCGTCGACAGTTCAACATCGAGAGCCTCACCGTCGGCCCAACGACGGTCGACGGCAACGCCCGAATCACGCTGATCGTCGAAGAGACCGAGCCCGGCATCGATCAGGTCAAAAAACAGCTGGCAAAGCTCAAGCCGGTGATCTCGGTGGGCGAACTCGAAGAGCGCGCGATTCGCTCCGAACTCGTGCTCCTGAAGGTCAACGGCGGCGAGCCGGACAAGGTCCAGGCGATCACCGAGATGTACGACGGGACAACGCTGGATGCTGGTCCGCGAACGATCACTGTCCAGTTGACCGGCAAACACGACGAGATCGAAGACGCACTCGACGCCTACCGGCAGTTCGGCATCATCGAGATCGCCCGGACGGGGCCAACCGCGCTTTCGCGCGGTGATCGGCCCACAACCCCCGGCGAGAAGCCCGCTGCGGAGGCAACGGCGGTCGGCGTCGAGCCAGACGGCGGCAGTGAACAGACCGGCGAAAGCGAGAGCCAAGCCGAAACCACCAACTAA
- the ilvC gene encoding ketol-acid reductoisomerase, with product MADELDATIYYDDDADSTYLDDTTVAVLGYGSQGHAHAQNLNDSGVDVVVGLRKGSSSRKAAKADGLDVLTPVKAAAQAEVVSILVPDTVQATVYDQIKDELDEGDTLQFAHGFNIHYSQIEPRDDIDVTLVAPKSPGHLVRRNYEADEGTPGLVAVYQDVTGDAKERALAYAKGIGCTRAGTIETTFREETETDLFGEQAVLCGGVTSLVKQAYETLVEAGYSEEMAYFECMNELKLIVDLMYEGGLSEMWDSVSDTAEYGGLTRGDRVVDEHAREQMEQVLEEVQDGTFARQWILENQAGRPGYNQIRDAEKNHEIEAVGKELRGLFSWADEE from the coding sequence ATGGCAGACGAACTCGACGCGACAATCTACTACGACGACGACGCAGACAGCACGTATCTCGACGACACGACGGTTGCGGTCCTCGGCTACGGCAGCCAGGGCCACGCCCACGCCCAGAACCTCAACGACAGCGGTGTCGACGTGGTTGTCGGGCTCCGAAAGGGCTCGTCGTCACGCAAAGCCGCGAAAGCAGACGGACTCGATGTCCTGACCCCGGTCAAAGCCGCCGCACAGGCCGAGGTCGTCTCGATTCTGGTCCCTGACACGGTTCAGGCAACCGTCTACGATCAGATCAAAGACGAACTCGACGAGGGAGATACCCTCCAGTTCGCCCACGGCTTCAACATCCACTACAGCCAAATCGAGCCACGAGACGATATCGACGTGACGCTCGTCGCCCCGAAATCGCCGGGCCACCTGGTCCGCCGGAACTACGAGGCCGACGAGGGAACGCCCGGACTGGTCGCGGTCTACCAGGACGTCACCGGCGACGCCAAAGAGCGCGCGCTGGCCTACGCAAAAGGAATCGGCTGTACCCGTGCAGGCACCATCGAGACCACGTTCCGCGAGGAGACCGAAACCGACCTATTCGGTGAACAGGCCGTCCTCTGTGGCGGCGTCACCAGCCTCGTCAAACAGGCCTACGAGACGCTCGTCGAAGCAGGCTACAGCGAGGAGATGGCCTACTTCGAGTGTATGAACGAACTCAAACTGATTGTCGACCTCATGTACGAGGGCGGACTCAGCGAAATGTGGGATTCAGTCTCTGATACCGCCGAGTACGGCGGTCTCACCCGCGGCGACCGCGTCGTCGACGAACACGCACGCGAGCAGATGGAGCAGGTTCTCGAAGAGGTCCAAGACGGCACGTTTGCCCGCCAGTGGATTCTGGAGAACCAGGCCGGTCGACCAGGCTACAACCAGATTCGAGACGCCGAGAAGAACCACGAGATCGAAGCCGTCGGCAAGGAGCTTCGCGGCCTGTTCTCGTGGGCCGACGAGGAATAG
- the leuD gene encoding 3-isopropylmalate dehydratase small subunit has translation MSDGPAEIVTSVSGTGVPVRGNDIDTDQVIPARFMKVVTFEGLGEFAFFDLRFDDDDNEKDHPFNEPQFQNANVLAVNNNFGCGSSREHAPQALMRWGIDAIVGESFAEIFAGNCLALGIPTVTVSPDEAEALQDFIDENPDAEIDVDVENETVSYGETVVEATVDDAQRKALVEGVWDTTALMKSNANTVREKAKSLPYVRDSEIPADD, from the coding sequence ATGAGCGACGGACCAGCAGAGATCGTTACGTCCGTTTCGGGAACCGGTGTTCCGGTCCGCGGCAACGATATCGACACCGACCAGGTCATCCCGGCGCGGTTCATGAAGGTCGTCACCTTCGAAGGCCTCGGCGAGTTCGCCTTCTTCGACCTCCGGTTCGATGACGACGACAACGAGAAGGACCATCCGTTTAACGAGCCGCAGTTCCAGAACGCGAACGTGCTGGCGGTCAACAACAACTTCGGCTGTGGCTCCTCCCGCGAGCACGCCCCACAGGCGCTGATGCGCTGGGGGATCGACGCCATCGTCGGCGAGAGCTTCGCCGAGATTTTCGCGGGCAACTGCCTGGCACTCGGCATTCCGACGGTGACGGTTTCGCCCGATGAGGCCGAAGCCCTGCAGGACTTCATCGATGAGAACCCTGATGCTGAAATCGACGTCGACGTCGAAAACGAGACCGTCTCCTACGGCGAGACGGTCGTCGAGGCGACGGTCGACGATGCCCAGCGAAAGGCGCTGGTCGAGGGTGTCTGGGATACGACCGCGCTGATGAAGTCGAACGCGAACACGGTTCGTGAGAAGGCCAAGTCGCTGCCGTACGTTCGGGACAGCGAGATTCCGGCCGACGACTGA